TGACCGTGCCGGATGCCGGAGGCGCGTCGGGCCTCAACTTCCTGGGGGGATTCACCGTCACCGGAGGCATCGTCTCGACCGTGAGCATTGGCGACCTTGTCAGCGCACGCGACTTCGCCGGCACGCTGGCCATGCGGGGACTGGGCAAAGGAATGGGCGGCAAGCCGGGCGGGTTGGCCTTGCTGCTCCAGGGGCTCCCGGGCTTCCTTAAGTCGACCGGCATGTCGTCCGCGGATGCGAGCGCGTCCGCGGGATTTCTGGCCCGGATCGGCTACGAGTCGATCGCGGGGCGCAACCTCGGGTCCGTTCCGGGTGCGACCGCGGCTCTGAGCGTCCTGTCTCAGGCGGCCTCGGGGACTGGACCCGCAGCCGAGGCGCTTGCCTGGATAGGGCTCTTCTCGCTGCCGGGCGGGCCCGAGATATTGGCGGCAGTATCGGAGCTTGTGCAGATTGTCGCTACCGTGCCAAATCCTTTTCCCGGCCCTGCGGTTGGACTCGATGTTCTAGCGTTCGGACTAACTCAAGTGGGGGTGAACCAAGCCTACGCTTCGAACCAGATCTCTCAAGGTGCTTTCACCTTCTACTCCGAGCTCAACCTGATAGGAGCTGGGACTGGTATTGTTGCGGCGTTCTCCGGCGGCAACCCGGCAGGCATGCTTGCGGCCACCGGCGTCCAACTCGCAGTCTTTACGGCGATAGCGGCAGGGATAGGGCCGGGGCCGGTGATGTCGACTGTGCTGGAGACGGTACAATGAGTCGCGAGTGGCGCAGGCCGTCCGAAGATAACGCGACCATTCGCGAGCTTGCGGTTGGCTTCTGCTCCTTCATGGTGACTTGCCGAGTGGGTGGCTTTGCTGGTGGGGCCGCGGTTATCTGTGCGTTTCTGGCTGCCACTGGGCGCAGCCGGGTTGTTGCGGCGTTGTTTGCCATTGCCGTCGATGTGCTTCCGTACGCTGCCGGAGTCGGCGCGCTTCTGTCCGTGTTCGATCGGCGGCGTGTCGTTACGCGTGAAGCGGAGTACGCTGCGCTCGAAGCCGCGCGACGCCCGGCGTCCAGGGCCATCTGGCCCATGGCGAGGGCTCGGGAATACACGCGTGTGGCAAGCAGTTACCAGTGGCGGCTCTGGCTGGATTGGTTCGTGCCGGCAGCGGCGGGGGCGGTGTTCTTACTGCCTGCCGGTATGGCTGGAGGCTTGCTGATCTGGGCGACGCTTTACGGGACGGAGGCGCTGCTCTGGTTTCTGGTATGGCGCCCATCGCTGTTGCGGAACGTAACGAGTAGCGCGCACAAGGAGGCTTCCCAATGAGACTACGGGTGCTGGTGGCAGCTTTAGGCGGGCAGTACTCGGGTCGGTCGGGTTGCGTTTTCTGCCCGCTGACGGTGCCCACGCCCGCCGGCCGCCCGCCGTCGTCCGCCAGCTCGTCGGCGGCGGACAGTGGCAGAGTCGGCGTGACGGGTACGGCAAGCGCGACTGGCAGGTGGATCTGAAGCGGCGCGACGACGGCAGCGTCGGCGGGCGGGTGACCGTTGTCGGTTCGTCCGTGGTGCAGGAGGCGAAGCTCGAAGCGCAGCTCGACGGCGCCGAGGTCTACGGCGTGCTCGTCGGCCCCGACGACCGACAGATCGGCACGTTTACCGGCCACCGTGTCCGCCGCAGTCTCAGTGGCACGTACACGTTCACGAACGGCGACACGGGCACGTGGAGCTGGCGCGGCGAACCGCCGGAGTGAGAGGCGATGTGGGTCTGTTGGGGGCGACCGGATTCCGATGTGGGCAGTGTGGCCGTCACCTGCGCCCTCGTTCTCGTCTCCGCCGTCGCGCACGCGCTGGCGTTTCCGCCGTGGAACTTCACGGCAGTCGCGTGGGTCGCGCTGGTACCGTTGCTGATCGCGTTGCGTGCGCTGCGTCCGGGCACCGCGGCGCTCGCGGGCCTGCTGTGGGGCAGCGCCGCGATCTGGGGAGTGGCCTACTGGGTGCCGGGCGCCATCGCCTTCTACTACGAGCAGCC
This Candidatus Binatia bacterium DNA region includes the following protein-coding sequences:
- a CDS encoding RHS repeat-associated core domain-containing protein, which produces MAVVPTIGPSISAKSATSADFRAGGAAALYDYGARFYDPQLVQFVSQDPVREYVQAYAYVGWNPVRWTDPTGMLTVPDAGGASGLNFLGGFTVTGGIVSTVSIGDLVSARDFAGTLAMRGLGKGMGGKPGGLALLLQGLPGFLKSTGMSSADASASAGFLARIGYESIAGRNLGSVPGATAALSVLSQAASGTGPAAEALAWIGLFSLPGGPEILAAVSELVQIVATVPNPFPGPAVGLDVLAFGLTQVGVNQAYASNQISQGAFTFYSELNLIGAGTGIVAAFSGGNPAGMLAATGVQLAVFTAIAAGIGPGPVMSTVLETVQ